A stretch of the uncultured Cohaesibacter sp. genome encodes the following:
- the rsmA gene encoding 16S rRNA (adenine(1518)-N(6)/adenine(1519)-N(6))-dimethyltransferase RsmA — protein MAQIDNLPPLREVVEKHDLRAKKSLGQNFLFDLNLTCRIARAAGDLSNHTVIEIGPGPGGLTRALLHEGAKKVIAIEMDPRAMHALEEISQHYPGRLEVIQADALKVDMSTLVPKGPVRIVANLPYNVGTQLLLHWLEQDPWPPFYESLTLMFQKEVAERIIATEEDKAYGRLGIIAGWRCHAEKLFDVSREAFNPPPKVTSSIVHLTPKANPLPCKLKYLEQVTAAAFGQRRKMLRQSLKSLAVDQMALIEEAGLEPTQRAETVSIEGFVDLANAYEAMKQG, from the coding sequence ATGGCACAGATCGACAATCTTCCACCGCTCAGGGAGGTCGTAGAAAAGCACGACCTCAGGGCCAAAAAGAGCCTTGGTCAGAATTTCCTGTTTGATCTTAATCTCACCTGTCGCATTGCGCGTGCGGCAGGGGATCTCTCCAATCATACCGTCATCGAAATTGGCCCTGGCCCCGGCGGCTTGACACGTGCGCTTTTGCATGAAGGCGCAAAAAAGGTGATCGCCATCGAGATGGATCCGCGGGCCATGCATGCGCTTGAGGAAATCTCCCAGCACTATCCCGGACGCCTTGAAGTCATTCAGGCAGATGCCCTCAAAGTTGACATGAGTACGCTGGTGCCTAAGGGACCGGTGCGCATAGTCGCCAATCTGCCCTATAATGTCGGCACCCAATTGCTGCTCCATTGGCTGGAGCAAGATCCATGGCCACCATTTTATGAATCACTGACCTTGATGTTCCAGAAAGAAGTCGCTGAACGGATCATCGCGACCGAGGAAGACAAGGCTTATGGTCGCCTTGGCATCATTGCAGGATGGCGCTGCCACGCAGAGAAACTGTTTGACGTCTCGCGGGAGGCCTTCAATCCACCCCCCAAGGTCACCTCATCCATTGTCCATCTGACCCCCAAAGCCAATCCCCTGCCCTGCAAACTCAAATATCTTGAGCAAGTCACCGCTGCGGCCTTTGGTCAGCGCCGCAAAATGCTGCGCCAAAGCCTCAAGAGCCTCGCAGTGGATCAAATGGCGCTGATAGAAGAGGCAGGCCTTGAGCCGACCCAGCGGGCTGAAACGGTCTCTATCGAAGGCTTTGTTGATCTGGCCAATGCCTATGAGGCCATGAAGCAGGGATAG